The window ACAGACTTTATATTACTGGCAATCAACGCAGACTACGCTAAAAACAAATCCACTACCTaccaacaataaatatttactagAACACAAAAGAAAACCGATTactaacaatgaataaacgtcgataaataataataatcccaAATTTTCAACACAGCacgttttgaatttgaatttgacaGAATCACAAACATGACAAGTGCAAAATCGGCGGAGGATTACAAGCGCGGGAATACTACCAACCTGACACCACGCACTAAACACCCCGCTAGTACGTATATTGTAGTGATTTTAATgtttccagattttttaaaaaagctgaATCAACCTTATCtaactttcataaaaaaaattccctCTCTAAGGGActgatatttttgataaataaggCCAATTTACCCCAAAGAAATAGGGTGGCAGCTTGTTACTAGTAGTAGGTACTCGAGGTGgacattttaaacaaataaaaatctttatttttttgtgaatatgTATAATTGCGATTACCTACCTTTTTCGTAATCATTACATCAATTTCTCCATCATCtcttttaccaaattttcTCAGCTCAGTAATGTGAATTGACTTCAATCCTTATCGACCTTGAATTTAGAAAAGAAACAAGTAGCGAATGCcgatatcaaaaaaaaatcagataatACTATAAGAACTTTTGTGATATGATAAGTTAAGAAAATATCTCTTTAATACATtccataattaattaaaaaaatttgattcttAAATGATGATTTTCATTAAAAGTCAAGTTAAATCCCACATCgatttatttatcatttttctaCAAAAGTTTAGATTTCATTTTCTGTTGTCCCCCTGAACCCGCTCTCGTCGCTCTCGCCGCCACCATCAAGACTACTGTCTCTGGACGAGGAGCTTGAATCGCTTGAACTGGATTCTCTGCCAAAAcaacaaacataaaatttaaactataGTTTGGTTTTTGTTACTTACTCGTTCAGGTTTCCCATCGTTGTTATGAAAATGGCCCTTTCGTCAGTTGTGTCAAATTCTATAATGATATATACTCCTCTAAATAAATCTATTCTCACTTTTGTTGTTCCTATCTCAATGAGAGTCTGCCTTGGTGGCCGGAACCTCTGAAGACCCCTTGGTCCTAAAGGAAATTCGGGAATGGAGATACGACCCCCTTCAGCTTGTATATTCAAGCGCAGGGCCTCCCCGCTGTTGATACTGACATTTGCTAATGTGACGAATGGCATCGTGGTTCGCCGCAAACTGATTTGAAAATCTTTTAAACTCTGAAGCAAGTCATTATGAACCCCGTATCTCTTCTTATCCATTTTTTCTCCGTAAAAAGTTTGAATGCTTAAATACACAAAAATCTATTTCctgctttaaaaaatttatatgcTTACCTAAGGTTCGGTACAGATTACAGAGGAGACGTAAGgattaattattacataaactCTAATCACAGAAAACCACCAGAAAGCAATATCAAACCCCAAACATATATATCAGCTGGTTGTCATTCGCCCGCCAGACAGATTGCGCTTGCGCATACGATACATACGctctgtttcaaaattatagcaaTGTCAACGTGGCATGTTTTCCCAAAGTGCATCTCAGAAAACTAATTGctgatgtaatttatagttccATAAAAGAGCTCTAATCAACAATAActatattacatttttatcaactttgTTTAACAAATCTGTTTAgcaaaatgcgacgttggcttttctgtagttttgaaacagaagATATACGTACACTACTAACGTCAGTTTCTGaatacaattatttgaaaatttgacaataatttgtttaagcAAATGAACTAAATCTGCATGGTGAGATTATAACAAAATCAGATTATAACAAAagcacttaatttttttctgacttgaaaactattttaataaatacagtttgatatttttatatacttttgataaagtACTTTTGAAAGTAGTTAGccatgaaaaataatttcatctagaaattttgagaacagttattaaagtaaaaaatgtgaaattgaaagttattttcaattgaacaaatatacgatcGTTATTGATTTGaatcacacaaaaaatgtgcagaaaattgaaaacaatgtgtcactaccatttgatgacattttttatgattaaaaTCTATTTCTTCTATTAAAATAGAAGCTTGCGATTTTCattaatcgcaaaaatttatttacgctgtttttgaattaagcagcgttaaaaaaatcattaaattataaatacttcttgggtaatatatttttcatagttattattgaaaattcaaaatttgtttatggcctactataaagaaaaagcgaaatgttatgtgtttttaatgtttaaaaataatgtattacgtaaatagacatatcaaatcagaaaaaataagcttttcaaaaatatcacaaccgcctatgattcctatttaaaaaaatacaactttatgttattacagctaaacgaaaggttaaaaaaaatcgctgataacattattaaattctctgtaaaaacgtgcctgtataatgtctctgtttcaaatgtgtatcttttataataaagaagatatgaattttttaagattttgcaaaaatgacaACTTTTGTTGACGATAGCgaaatgcggttttgaccaaatttattttttttataaacaaatttcaattttaaaaatagttttactaaaaaaattttgaagtaaaagcatttaagtttaaaaaaagctctgaataaaaaaatgcgaatgTATGTTGTTTCATTCTTCAACATTTTCCCTATTTAAACTATCAAACAATACATTCAGATACATACATTTGACTCTGTTACTGTAACTGGTTGCACTATCATTGAACTactgacaaaaataaatttattttggctCCAATACGCCGATAATAAATAGTTCCTAAATCAAGTGTGCAATTGGTTGCAAATGAAAACTTACTGAGTCATACTTAcctcaaaataataaattaaaaaaatataacttaaaaGCGTTTCTGAGTTGTGACATTGGGGTTAAGAAAACCAAAgtagatttattaaattatttattcaagcTGTAACAAATTCGCCGAAAAGTGCCACCATCGACTTCCGCTTACAAACGGGTGATAATAGGACAGGTAAAAAACCTAGActtagataaataaaatataattaaatggcataaataacataataataataatgtcatGATAAAATAGAGAAACTAATTCCACAGAGTAAGGCTAACCCATTTAATACATCatattggaaataaattatgtaCAGTAGCAATTAGTTTAACTAACAGTCCACACATGCGCAATAAATGTGGTTACGATTACccttgaagaaaataaaaaaataaaattatataatcAACGCAATCAATCACAAAGGAATTTCCATCGTTCCGAAGTATTAATAAagtaaacataaataatataacaAATTAACCGTCGAGCTGCACCTCCACTTGAGCCTCCAAGTTCGTCCACTCCTGCTCCTTGTACCTCCGGCAATTTTCAATCACCAAATGGGCTAAGTTCTTCACAGGAGCTGGAGGAGATGGATGTTCGATCAACTCCTGGAGCAACTCCAAACCGCCCTCTTTCTCGATCAAGGAGCAGTACTTTTCAgctggaaaaaaattcaaacaacggaaaataaaaatcttcgattatttatttaataggACGTGAAAAGAATGCGCGTTCGGcttcaaattgttttaattaatttagattcACTCAATTACCCCAATTGCTTGACACGAaaaatacgagaaaaaaatttgctaggaaaaaatgtaacaagAAAAGTTGTAaactaaattttcttcaaataaagtCCGACAGACTATTTTGAATGGaaattaattctctacaattcTGTTCCCTATTccctatttttgaaatttttaaaattatgtctggactttatggaattatttgtGAATTACTTAAACATATATGTTTGGACTTAATCAaattctttttcaaatttgatattttcgGTATTTCGTGGAATGGAAATTACGTTAAATGTCTTAGGACTACGTATTAATGAATTTAGAATTAATGAAATCATTTggaatttcgaaaattattaagttaaaATTACAGTAATTAATCTGGAATTACTATAaaattttggcgaaattttcttaaattatttgtgaatcACGGGAattcttaaatttaataattttttttcaaaattatccgAGATTACTTGAAATGGAAATTATGGCCGAATTTCTTAGAAGTTCAGAATTACCTTGAAATTACAGTAGAACCCCGATTATCTGTTAAGTCGCTTTGAAATCAACATTATGTGAAACAATAATTCAATATTtcttttttggactttttcaaatcaatgaaaaaaaaacaaaaaagatctgttataaaaataaccaactaaaaaaaattgagaataaatttttacaaaataaacacaaacaataataaaacctTCATCTTTCGAAGtatcaaataaattaatgataTTTAAGTAAACACATATtgtatttaaatgaaataaacacTAAAACATACtttatcgaaaaaaattcagttattCCTTACGTaactggttttaattttttgccttcttaataactttctttcaaaaagtaTAATTAACACTTTTCAGAAAcacagttataaaaaaaatgagaacaaaaaaaatttcacagtTCAAAATATAGCGATTTAACTCAACTTAGtagagttaaaaaattattttcgtttttctttaataacttGTTAAtcgttttttatgaaatttgcaacaaaaatcacatttttggtgttatttcaattttttgaaatttttattttccttatATCTTTGACCgtatttcaaaaaagtttcattttttgacCCAATATTAAGCCTAAAAACTTGATTAAATCCACAAAATACCCAAAAGTAATGTTTTATGTTCAacaatttaatgatttcacgttataatttaataaaataacgcGAAAAACCCAAAgttttagctcaaaaacgtgtttaactcaaaaattttaccaCTTTTGAATTAATTCACCGACAAACCTCGTAATaaacacaacaaaaaactcgaaaaaaaaaaacaaacagaacCTGTTTCGCCATCTTTTAGTTACTTaagttatttttctttaagtcctcgaaaaaaacaaaaaattacaccattTTCGATACAAACAGACAAATGTTTGGTTAACTTTTTGACAAACATttaggaaatattttttgaatatctAGCAGGAAAAGTAAATACATgaccgaaaaaaaaaagaaaaaaacaaaattttcaaatcaatttgacaatttttatgAAGCTATTAAATTGtgtgaaaactttttaaaaaaggaaTTAACGTAGGGATTCGGTTTagtaaaatattgcaaaagaAATAAAGTTTAAAGTGTGTTTAAACCTTCAAATAATCCAaatttgacgatatttttgatttgttttgacgaaatttaaaaaaattaataagtttagaaataaaaattgcgcTAAATAGTTGAATAATGTAGTTTTGAATACAATTCAGTAAGTTTTTAGTCCGGTGTagcaaaaatgtgtttaatgtctcgaaaaacacaaaatttgttcTACCTGACTTCGTAATTTTGAGACGAATTTTCGGTTTACAATGCGTTTCTAGTTGCAAATGTgttaaaacgtaaaaaaaacaaaagtatatATTATTTTCACTCGAAAcggttataaaaaaacataattttcgaACTAGTTAGGCCCTTTgtattgaataatttttgatttttcaaaaatatttgaacaagtgaacaaaaaaatacatacattatctaattttgaagtttcaaataattgttttcttcAGTTTCTTGTGAAAATTATAATCGTACATATTCTTTCCTTTTTTTGCAgcatcgtttttttttaatatggtTTTCGATAACATTTTCGTATTAACTTAATCTGTtactattgattttttttattttttaatgtaattgttcTTAAAAGTTCGTACTGGAGATACATaaaatagattaaaaaaatctgtactTACGATAAACTTTGGTCATGTTGGCCAGCGCCCACACGGCCCATTTCTGGCACTCTGGCGTGTGATACACTTTGACCAGATACAAAATCGGCTCAAACGACCGATAATTGATATTCCTTTGCGAATTCAAATCCCACCGGTCTATAGCTCGCACCATTTTATTCAAAACGTAAGCTCTTGTTGGTTGAAAAACGAGCCAAACATCGGGCCCATCTGATGCAATATGCGATATGACACCGGCAGCGTTGTAACTCACTTCGATTCCGTCACTTCTCGAATCCAAAAGGTCCGAAAAAACTGTTAGATATTTGGAAGTGACAAGAAAGTGGCGCAATTCACGAACTTCGGCCACGTTGCCTAAGAGACCCATCATGTTTCGAAGAAGTTCGTCTTTGTTGGGGAATTTCTGAGAGAAAATAATTGCGGTTAAAAGGCggaaaattgaacaaaaaaaaatagcacaaaatgaataaaaaggTCAGAAATGTTggcgaaataaataatttaaaaaaaacgtgacAAAATGTTCAATACAAGCAGCAGATCTATTTTCCTAATCTTTGTATTTATTactaatacgagtgcgaaaacacaaacttaaagttcgagggctgtcgttatgcaacgagcgtatgcgagtgttgtgttattaattttttttgttgaaacattttaatttaaaacacgtggtttgggaagcgtgttttaaaaaaataaagcaataaatgtaagtttgtttattactgactttttaacaataaattcaCCAAAGAAACACTCTCTATCCCCCAATAAAAATAACCCAATTGGCAATCTTTGGCTCATTGCATGtaaaaaaacctgaaaaaccTGTAATTTGTCCCCttttggaattaattttttttttttgaaaaatttagataaaaaaactGCGTTTCTAGCTGACAATATGTGTAACTCTCGAAAAAAGCACACCATTTTTGACGATTTCGCagaatgtttttgttaaatcacACAACTTGGCAAATTTTTGGTtagatttaacaaaattgtttcaagAACGGATTTATACAcccaaaaaacgtaaaattgctcacaattttcaaacaaattttatgttttttcgtattatttttagcgaaatttcgGTTAACAATTGCGTTTCTAGCTGGAAAATATCTTAATAAGAGCTTCTTATTGTTcaggtaaaaaaatatcagaaGATAATTGAGTTTTAAACTTGAAAACGAGATAAAGCTCTAGAAAAAGGCTATTATTCACCGTTTTTACCTAATCAAGTAAtttttcagattattttttaaaaaactgcaaaataattgcgtttctaaACAAACTTTTAACCCAAGAACGTATTTAAGCTCTAGAAaagtaaatgaaataaataaacaaaaaaaaaacacgaaaaatttTAGTGTCTAACTGAAAAGATAACTAAACTGTTGAAACGCCAACaattatattaatttgaactcattttggcaattttacgatttattttcagccaaaaattgtttttttttaaaaacctttgaagaagacaaaaaaacattttgcacgaaatttggcaattttttggattatttttgacaaaatttcgaaaaataatagtgtttttaaataaaaaaaacctgACAGAATCTCATCCTTAACACACTTCAGTATTTTTTTGCTcgtatttagcaaaatttgctaaattttcaaattaatgtcatttttcggataaaaaacagcaaaatagGGTGATTATGGTCAATACAAttcagttatttttcaaaccccgatagtgaaaaaaaaatgtttaaattttagatttttttgtacgaaattttgataaaagtttGCTAAAACGCacctaaaaaaaacaaaataatgtaattttcgaataaatttagtgttttGTCAGTCCGGCTTAGcaaaatttctcgaaaacatcAGAGATTACAACTCAAAAACGGTTGAGTTTggaaattttaagtttacaaataaaaatgtgtttaacttaaaataaaatttttctttacaaaatttcgGTTAActgcgtttaaaaaaatgttaaaacgctgaaaaaacaaaacaatataattttctctaaaaaacgccaaaaaaaaatttcgaaccaattcgttgatttttttgggtaattttttaaaaactttcaaGAGTATTAAGTAAGTAAATAAGTGAGTAAACAAAAAGTGCATAAATTATCTCAATTTAAACTCAATCTGtcgattttttggtttatttttacaaaatttcgtcaaataattgcattttacaataaaaaccgtacgcaaaattaacaaaattgtgtcattttctacacaattttttgaatttgcttagaacgtttttgagataaaatcg of the Tribolium castaneum strain GA2 chromosome 1, icTriCast1.1, whole genome shotgun sequence genome contains:
- the LOC107397699 gene encoding uncharacterized protein LOC107397699 produces the protein MDKKRYGVHNDLLQSLKDFQISLRRTTMPFVTLANVSINSGEALRLNIQAEGGRISIPEFPLGPRGLQRFRPPRQTLIEIGTTKVRIDLFRGVYIIIEFDTTDERAIFITTMGNLNEESSSSDSSSSSRDSSLDGGGESDESGFRGTTENEI